In Vibrio celticus, one genomic interval encodes:
- a CDS encoding PfaB family protein, which translates to MTVPTNKAMPLRIALLAQPANAAELSADLFPSFPDIMPVVVDGNFNQALTQAIEAVNQGNVVKLCLDSHSPSLLMLSALNAAQNKIHPHANLAGFVDTATGNSIQLALEMSRRPATDLNHQQQYSALSASQQFDELLNMVNAISSRSLPNHYWFTEPNKARVAALTFSEENQKSTSLILTQATGLHEPKPLLSSERLMFVVSGNDQAELVSQLTSLREELKCSNEAADSKLAIATLMHSNLSHFQSVQHNVGRGANIVIQAASIDAAIQEITALENALPKVMADNSQYKTPAGSCFSPKPQSKGGVAFVYPGVGTVYPGMLREFHHHFPQLFARLEREGNLKEMLQAEKTYAEDSQEMSLSELAIAGVGSSYLLTQLLCDEFKVQPDFALGYSKGEASMWASLNVWKNPHALIEMTQTSPIFTTAISGELTAVRQDWQLNSDESIQWNSFVVRSDAQAIEALLPEFPRAYLAIIQGDTCVLAGCESTCRALLKKLGKRGIAANRVTAMHTTPALSQHSQVQEFYTQPLFDELPKHIRFISAAGLPTGAPINIDSDSIALSIADTFCSTLDFTALIQSARQQGARLFVEVGADRQTSTLIDKINRSDNVADQYCTIASNAKGGDDVVTLIKCIGQLITHQIPLSVEPLIQGLEQQITAAKQLSGLSQGSAVNHQGELV; encoded by the coding sequence GTGACTGTTCCTACTAATAAAGCGATGCCATTACGCATCGCTCTTTTAGCTCAGCCAGCAAATGCGGCTGAGCTTTCTGCCGACTTATTCCCCTCGTTCCCAGACATAATGCCTGTTGTGGTTGATGGCAATTTTAATCAAGCACTTACTCAAGCGATTGAGGCAGTCAATCAAGGTAATGTCGTTAAGCTTTGTTTGGATTCTCACTCACCATCATTGTTGATGCTGAGTGCGCTGAATGCAGCTCAGAATAAGATTCATCCACACGCGAATTTGGCGGGCTTTGTAGATACAGCTACCGGAAATAGCATTCAGCTAGCTCTAGAGATGTCACGCCGCCCCGCGACAGATTTAAACCATCAACAGCAATACTCTGCCCTATCTGCTTCGCAGCAGTTTGATGAATTGTTGAATATGGTGAATGCGATATCGAGCCGTTCATTACCTAACCATTACTGGTTCACTGAGCCGAACAAAGCGCGTGTTGCTGCGTTAACCTTCAGCGAAGAAAACCAGAAATCCACCAGCCTGATATTGACTCAAGCGACCGGTTTGCACGAACCAAAACCATTGCTATCCAGCGAGCGTTTGATGTTTGTGGTTTCTGGCAATGACCAAGCTGAATTAGTTTCTCAGTTAACCTCGTTAAGAGAAGAGCTTAAATGCAGTAACGAAGCGGCAGACAGCAAACTTGCTATCGCCACCTTGATGCATTCAAACCTAAGTCACTTCCAAAGCGTTCAGCACAATGTTGGCCGTGGGGCGAACATCGTGATTCAAGCCGCTTCAATTGATGCTGCAATACAAGAGATCACAGCGCTAGAAAATGCGTTGCCAAAAGTAATGGCTGACAATAGCCAATACAAAACGCCAGCGGGCAGTTGTTTCTCACCGAAGCCTCAAAGTAAAGGTGGCGTTGCATTTGTTTACCCTGGTGTTGGCACGGTTTATCCCGGTATGTTGCGCGAATTTCACCACCATTTCCCACAGTTATTTGCCCGCTTAGAGCGAGAAGGTAACTTGAAAGAGATGCTGCAGGCAGAGAAAACCTACGCTGAAGACTCGCAAGAAATGTCGCTTAGTGAATTGGCCATTGCAGGTGTAGGCAGTAGTTATCTGTTAACACAACTGCTATGTGATGAATTCAAAGTGCAGCCAGATTTCGCCTTGGGTTACTCCAAGGGTGAAGCCTCAATGTGGGCCAGCTTAAATGTTTGGAAGAACCCACATGCGCTGATCGAGATGACTCAAACTAGCCCTATTTTCACCACGGCTATTTCTGGTGAGCTCACAGCCGTACGTCAAGATTGGCAGCTGAACAGCGACGAAAGCATCCAATGGAACAGCTTTGTGGTTCGAAGTGATGCACAAGCGATTGAAGCTCTGTTACCAGAATTCCCACGCGCTTATCTCGCTATCATCCAAGGTGATACTTGCGTACTGGCAGGCTGTGAAAGCACCTGTCGTGCTCTGCTCAAGAAACTGGGTAAACGTGGCATTGCCGCGAACCGTGTTACTGCAATGCACACCACGCCAGCGTTGAGCCAGCATAGCCAAGTGCAGGAGTTTTACACTCAACCACTGTTCGACGAGTTGCCAAAGCATATCCGCTTTATCAGCGCAGCAGGTCTACCGACTGGCGCACCAATCAATATCGACAGCGATAGTATCGCCCTTTCGATTGCCGACACTTTCTGTTCGACGCTGGATTTCACCGCGTTGATCCAGAGTGCGCGTCAACAAGGTGCGCGTCTGTTTGTCGAAGTGGGTGCCGATCGTCAAACCAGCACATTGATCGACAAGATCAATCGTAGCGACAACGTAGCAGACCAATACTGCACAATCGCTTCCAATGCCAAAGGCGGTGACGATGTTGTCACGCTCATCAAATGCATTGGTCAGCTCATTACTCATCAAATTCCATTGTCTGTCGAGCCTCTTATCCAAGGGCTAGAACAACAGATCACCGCAGCTAAGCAATTAAGCGGTTTGTCTCAAGGCAGCGCAGTGAATCATCAAGGAGAGCTAGTATGA
- a CDS encoding hotdog fold thioesterase, translated as MSSQSNQYQAQTKNKQQVKCNKIAIVGIANQYPEADTPKDFWQNLLDKKDSRTTLSAEKLGAEPESYQGVQGESDRFYCDKGGYIENFNFDSNGYRLTAESFNGVDQSFLWALDTSRKALVDAGIDLNADVLERTGVIMGALSFPTTRSNDLFLPMYHSVVEKALQAKLANDQFSLLPTNETAQDLNPINGAAAHNASKLVADALGLGNVQLSLDAACASSVYSLKLACDYLNTGKADMMLAGAVSGADPFFINMGFSIFHAYPDHGVSVPFDSNSKGLFAGEGAGVLVLKRLADAERDGDNIYAVVSGIGLSNDGRGQFVLSPNSKGQVQAFERAYEASNLSPDSIEVIECHATGTPLGDKVELTSMERFFADKLNGSNPPLIGSAKSNLGHLLTAAGMPGIMKMIFAMKEGGLPPSINLDKPLSSPEGLFGPQTLPTQVQPWPSKAGNSERCAGVSVFGFGGCNAHLLLEAYSHTSHVTQTLESASPSLQPSNLSITGLASHFGSLQSINALSTAIETNNDAFIALPKKRWKGLDQHPELLNQFGLHGIPNGAYIDQFDLDFLRFKVPPNEDDRLISQQLLLMKVADEAIKDAKLVAGQKVAVLVAMETELEMHQFRGRVNLHSQLADSFANMGIELTQDEYQSLETIAMDSVMDAAKLNQYTSFIGNIMASRISSLWDFNGPAFTISAAEQSVARCIDVAQNLMSQESMDAVVIAAVDLSGSAEHVILKNSMSPVSLAPKFGQSQDGSWNVGEGAGAIVLVEEGRVASNQDAAYGSINALAFGSSEHNNAVVDELLTQVGMSSNDVSLLELNHAPESSSHQFSSHQSSPLSLGNTKTTQASQRVGHCSAASGMASLLHGLLNLNHEPLNPNVRSKSAIVANISEGQCSQLLLSQSNAESQSLSVRLSSELASDAKRQLVKQVTLGGRDIYQHIAQTPVTNLATIQQKASGKQAARVASVPTTASIQAALAQKELEKKALTQNSVEPVIETPTSVSPTLAPTRHSQLTGNHSNMTHVLSAKNGTSQINANTDAALKPSVTPHNQAFAQNQQAAQQVHKAFLHTRAQGMQMADALLKAQLNAITSGLDSSSLENNAISQQTNGQQTSAQPVQAQPAQVQSVQVNVLATPAPVKPIRKPCIWDYDDLVEYAEGDIANVFGPDYAIIDSYSRRVRLPTTDYLLVSRVTKLNATVNEYKPSTMTTEYDIPVDAPYLVDGQIPWAVAVESGQCDLMLISYLGIDFENKGERVYRLLDCTLTFLGDLPRGGDTLRYDISINSFARNGDTLLFFFSYECFVGDKMILKMDNGCAGFFTDEELADGKGVIHTEDEIKARKLATKQRFDPMLHCPKTQFNHQELRHLLTANIAECFGPTHQSDSHQPSLCFSSEKFMMIEKVSRVEPQGGTWGLGLIEGHKQLEPEHWYFPCHFKDDSVMAGSLMAEGCGQLLQFFMMHLGMHTLVQNGRFQPLENAPQQVRCRGQVLPQSAELTYRMEVTEIGLSPRPYAKANIDILLNGKVIVDFQNLGVMIKEDDECTRYLPSLETAVATPVIENLGHTLAVNQQASANAPLMAQIEDLETAPNKGVIPLQHVEAPVTPDYPNRTPDTVPFTPYHMFEFATGDIEKCFGPDFSIYRGMIPPRTPCGDLQLTTRVVEIDGKRGDFKKPSSCIAEYEVPENAWYFDENSHHTLMPYSVLMEISLQPNGFISGYMGTTLGFPGEELFFRNLDGSGKMLRNVDLRGKTITNDSRLLSTVMMGTNIVQSFSFELSTDGVPFYQGTAVFGYFKGAALKDQLGLDNGKVTHPWHVDNNRTPDVNINLLDKTTRYFNAPVSATGEVQKHYQLAGGRLNFIDTVQITSDGGKDGLGYLYAERTIDPSDWFFQFHFHQDPVMPGSLGVEAIIELMQAYALNKDLGAGFRNPKFGQIQSEVKWKYRGQINPLNKQMSLDVHITAVKDEDGKRIIVGDANLSKDGLRIYEVKDIAICIEEAPATDKAPGIKKA; from the coding sequence ATGAGTTCTCAATCGAACCAGTATCAGGCTCAAACTAAGAATAAGCAGCAAGTGAAGTGCAATAAGATCGCGATTGTCGGTATTGCTAACCAATACCCAGAAGCCGATACGCCAAAAGACTTTTGGCAAAACTTGCTGGATAAAAAAGATTCTCGAACCACATTAAGCGCTGAAAAATTAGGTGCTGAACCTGAAAGCTATCAGGGCGTGCAAGGTGAGTCAGACCGCTTTTACTGTGATAAAGGCGGCTACATCGAAAACTTCAATTTCGACAGCAATGGCTACCGCTTGACAGCAGAATCATTCAACGGTGTTGACCAGAGTTTCCTATGGGCTTTGGATACCAGTCGTAAGGCGTTAGTTGACGCCGGCATTGATCTGAATGCCGATGTTTTAGAGCGTACAGGCGTGATCATGGGGGCCCTTTCGTTCCCAACCACACGCTCGAACGACCTGTTTCTGCCGATGTATCACTCGGTCGTCGAAAAGGCACTACAAGCTAAATTGGCTAATGACCAGTTTTCACTGCTACCAACCAATGAAACCGCGCAAGACCTTAATCCGATCAATGGTGCTGCAGCACACAACGCCTCGAAGTTAGTGGCTGATGCGCTAGGTTTAGGCAACGTGCAACTTAGCCTAGATGCGGCATGTGCAAGCTCAGTGTATTCATTGAAGTTAGCGTGTGATTACTTGAACACGGGCAAAGCCGACATGATGTTGGCAGGCGCGGTATCAGGTGCTGACCCATTCTTTATCAACATGGGTTTCTCCATCTTCCACGCTTACCCTGACCACGGTGTTTCGGTTCCGTTTGATAGCAATAGTAAAGGTCTATTTGCTGGCGAAGGTGCCGGTGTTTTAGTCCTAAAGCGCTTAGCTGATGCAGAGCGTGATGGCGATAACATTTACGCAGTCGTCAGCGGTATTGGCTTGTCGAACGATGGCCGTGGCCAGTTCGTATTAAGCCCAAATAGCAAAGGACAAGTACAAGCCTTTGAACGCGCTTACGAGGCTTCAAACCTATCACCAGACAGCATTGAAGTGATTGAGTGTCACGCAACCGGCACACCATTAGGTGACAAGGTTGAGTTAACCTCAATGGAGCGTTTCTTTGCTGACAAATTGAATGGTTCTAACCCGCCATTGATTGGCTCTGCGAAGTCAAACCTCGGCCACTTACTGACTGCTGCGGGTATGCCGGGGATTATGAAAATGATCTTTGCGATGAAAGAAGGCGGGCTTCCTCCAAGTATTAATTTGGACAAGCCACTATCGTCGCCTGAAGGTTTATTTGGCCCACAGACTCTGCCAACGCAGGTTCAACCTTGGCCAAGTAAAGCGGGTAACTCAGAGCGCTGCGCGGGTGTTTCTGTATTTGGTTTCGGTGGTTGTAACGCTCACTTACTGCTTGAAGCGTATTCACACACGAGTCATGTAACCCAGACTTTAGAGTCGGCATCTCCAAGCCTACAACCGTCTAATTTAAGCATTACTGGCCTAGCGTCTCACTTCGGTTCTCTGCAAAGTATCAACGCGCTGAGCACTGCAATTGAAACCAACAACGATGCTTTCATTGCTTTGCCTAAGAAACGCTGGAAAGGCTTAGACCAACATCCAGAACTACTGAATCAGTTTGGTTTACACGGCATTCCAAACGGAGCGTACATCGATCAATTCGATCTCGATTTCCTACGCTTTAAAGTGCCGCCGAATGAAGATGACCGTTTGATCTCTCAGCAGTTGCTACTGATGAAAGTTGCAGACGAAGCGATCAAAGATGCCAAGCTTGTGGCTGGCCAAAAGGTTGCAGTTTTAGTTGCGATGGAAACTGAGCTTGAGATGCACCAATTCCGTGGACGCGTAAACCTGCATAGCCAACTGGCGGACAGCTTTGCCAACATGGGTATTGAGCTAACACAAGACGAATACCAATCGCTAGAAACCATTGCGATGGACAGTGTGATGGACGCAGCCAAGCTGAACCAATACACCAGTTTCATCGGCAACATCATGGCTTCGCGTATCTCTTCATTGTGGGACTTTAACGGCCCTGCCTTTACGATTTCAGCCGCTGAACAATCAGTTGCACGTTGTATCGATGTCGCGCAAAACCTGATGTCGCAAGAATCAATGGACGCCGTTGTGATTGCAGCCGTTGACCTAAGCGGTAGTGCGGAACATGTGATTCTGAAGAACAGCATGAGCCCAGTGTCACTTGCTCCAAAATTCGGACAATCGCAAGACGGCAGTTGGAATGTGGGCGAAGGCGCAGGTGCAATTGTTCTTGTGGAAGAAGGTCGAGTAGCGAGCAACCAAGATGCGGCTTACGGCAGCATCAACGCCTTGGCTTTTGGTTCAAGTGAGCATAACAACGCCGTTGTTGATGAGTTACTGACTCAAGTCGGTATGAGCTCGAACGATGTTTCTCTGCTTGAACTTAACCATGCACCAGAGTCTTCATCTCATCAGTTCTCATCACATCAGTCTTCGCCTCTCAGCCTAGGGAACACAAAGACGACTCAAGCGAGCCAGCGTGTGGGTCACTGCTCTGCAGCCTCTGGTATGGCAAGCCTGCTACACGGTCTGCTCAACCTGAACCATGAGCCACTGAATCCAAATGTCCGCTCTAAGAGCGCGATTGTTGCCAACATCAGCGAAGGACAATGTTCACAGCTACTACTAAGCCAATCGAATGCTGAATCTCAATCACTTTCCGTTCGTTTAAGCAGTGAACTGGCGAGTGATGCTAAGCGTCAATTGGTTAAGCAAGTCACTCTCGGTGGTCGCGATATCTATCAACATATTGCCCAAACCCCAGTGACCAACTTAGCAACGATTCAACAGAAAGCTTCTGGTAAACAAGCAGCAAGAGTGGCGTCGGTTCCAACGACAGCAAGCATTCAAGCAGCCCTTGCGCAAAAAGAGTTAGAGAAGAAAGCACTAACGCAGAACTCGGTAGAGCCAGTAATCGAAACTCCTACATCAGTATCCCCTACTCTGGCGCCAACTCGCCACAGTCAGCTAACAGGTAACCACAGCAATATGACTCATGTCCTATCCGCTAAAAATGGCACGTCTCAAATCAACGCTAATACGGATGCAGCATTAAAGCCGTCTGTAACACCACACAACCAAGCTTTTGCTCAAAATCAGCAAGCGGCGCAGCAAGTACACAAAGCATTCCTGCACACTCGTGCCCAAGGCATGCAGATGGCTGATGCACTGTTGAAAGCACAGTTAAACGCAATTACGTCTGGTTTAGATAGCTCAAGTTTAGAGAACAATGCCATTTCTCAACAAACGAATGGTCAGCAAACATCAGCTCAGCCTGTTCAAGCTCAACCGGCTCAGGTTCAGTCAGTGCAAGTAAACGTACTTGCGACGCCAGCACCAGTAAAACCTATCCGTAAGCCATGCATCTGGGATTACGATGATCTGGTTGAATACGCGGAAGGCGACATCGCTAACGTATTTGGTCCTGATTACGCGATCATCGATAGCTACTCGCGTCGCGTTCGCTTGCCAACCACCGATTACCTATTGGTATCTCGTGTCACTAAGCTCAACGCGACAGTCAACGAGTACAAACCAAGCACAATGACCACAGAGTACGACATCCCAGTTGATGCGCCGTACCTTGTAGATGGTCAGATCCCTTGGGCTGTTGCAGTTGAATCAGGTCAGTGCGACCTAATGCTGATCAGCTACTTAGGTATCGATTTTGAAAACAAAGGCGAGCGTGTTTATCGCCTGCTTGACTGTACGCTGACCTTCCTTGGCGACTTGCCTCGTGGTGGCGATACGCTGCGTTACGACATCTCAATCAACAGCTTTGCTCGCAATGGCGACACGCTACTGTTCTTCTTCTCGTACGAATGTTTCGTTGGCGACAAGATGATCCTTAAAATGGATAACGGTTGTGCAGGCTTCTTCACTGACGAAGAGCTAGCAGACGGCAAAGGTGTGATTCACACTGAAGATGAAATCAAGGCTCGTAAGCTGGCAACTAAGCAACGCTTCGACCCTATGTTGCATTGTCCTAAAACCCAGTTTAACCACCAAGAACTGCGCCACCTGCTGACTGCCAACATCGCAGAGTGTTTTGGCCCGACTCACCAATCTGATAGCCACCAGCCTTCTTTGTGCTTCAGCTCAGAGAAGTTCATGATGATCGAAAAGGTTAGCCGTGTTGAACCACAAGGTGGCACATGGGGGCTTGGTCTGATTGAAGGTCATAAACAACTAGAGCCTGAACACTGGTACTTCCCTTGTCACTTCAAAGATGACTCAGTAATGGCCGGCTCTTTAATGGCAGAAGGTTGTGGTCAACTGCTTCAGTTCTTCATGATGCACCTTGGCATGCACACGCTTGTTCAAAATGGTCGTTTCCAACCGCTTGAAAATGCCCCTCAACAAGTACGCTGTCGTGGTCAAGTTCTACCACAATCGGCAGAACTGACTTACCGCATGGAAGTGACTGAGATTGGTCTAAGCCCTCGCCCATACGCGAAAGCTAACATCGATATTTTACTGAACGGCAAAGTGATTGTTGATTTCCAAAACTTGGGTGTGATGATCAAAGAAGACGACGAATGTACTCGTTACCTACCTTCTTTAGAAACAGCTGTCGCGACTCCTGTTATTGAAAACTTGGGTCATACGCTAGCAGTGAACCAACAAGCTTCAGCAAATGCGCCACTTATGGCTCAAATTGAAGACCTAGAAACAGCGCCAAATAAAGGCGTGATTCCTCTTCAACACGTTGAAGCGCCGGTGACTCCAGACTACCCAAATCGCACTCCAGATACGGTTCCGTTCACGCCTTATCACATGTTCGAATTCGCGACTGGCGACATCGAGAAATGTTTCGGTCCTGATTTCTCAATCTATCGTGGAATGATCCCACCACGTACTCCGTGTGGCGATCTGCAGCTAACCACTCGTGTCGTAGAGATTGATGGCAAGCGTGGCGACTTCAAGAAGCCTTCATCGTGTATCGCAGAATACGAAGTGCCAGAAAATGCATGGTACTTTGATGAAAACAGCCACCACACCTTGATGCCTTATTCGGTATTGATGGAGATCTCACTGCAGCCAAACGGCTTTATCTCTGGCTACATGGGCACCACGCTTGGCTTCCCAGGTGAAGAACTGTTTTTCCGTAACCTAGATGGCAGCGGCAAAATGCTGCGTAACGTCGACTTGCGTGGCAAAACGATTACCAACGATTCTCGTCTGCTTTCAACGGTAATGATGGGTACTAACATCGTACAGAGCTTCAGCTTCGAACTGAGTACTGACGGCGTGCCTTTCTACCAAGGTACGGCGGTATTTGGTTACTTCAAGGGCGCAGCACTGAAAGATCAACTTGGTTTGGACAACGGTAAAGTGACTCACCCTTGGCACGTTGATAACAACCGCACTCCGGATGTAAACATCAACCTACTAGATAAAACGACGCGTTACTTCAATGCACCTGTTTCTGCTACTGGTGAAGTGCAAAAGCATTACCAATTGGCTGGCGGTCGTTTGAACTTTATCGATACCGTGCAGATCACAAGCGATGGTGGTAAAGACGGCCTTGGTTACCTATACGCTGAGCGTACGATTGACCCAAGCGATTGGTTCTTCCAATTCCACTTCCATCAAGACCCAGTAATGCCAGGTTCTCTAGGTGTCGAAGCGATCATCGAGCTGATGCAAGCCTATGCGCTAAACAAAGATCTTGGCGCTGGCTTCCGCAATCCGAAGTTCGGTCAAATCCAATCTGAAGTGAAATGGAAATACCGTGGTCAGATTAACCCTCTGAACAAACAGATGTCTCTGGATGTACATATCACTGCGGTTAAAGACGAAGACGGCAAACGCATCATCGTTGGCGACGCAAACCTGAGCAAAGATGGTCTGCGTATTTACGAAGTGAAAGACATCGCAATTTGTATCGAAGAAGCCCCTGCTACCGATAAAGCTCCAGGTATCAAGAAAGCATAA
- the pfaD gene encoding eicosapentaenoate synthase subunit PfaD gives MTTQTTINNEKLSPWPWQIEENTTRFDSAAMSTILKDLSLACYVVNHPEKGLGVSQQAEIASGDSASSANSQPVSAFAPALGTQSLGDENFRRCHGVKYAYYAGAMANGISSEELVIALGQAGILCSFGAAGLIPSRVEQAINRIQTALPNGPYAFNLIHSPSEPALERGSVELFLKHKVKTVEASAFLGLTPQIVHYRAAGLSRDAQGEIQVGNKVIAKVSRTEVASKFMQPAPVKMLQALVEEGRITAEQMELAQLVPMADDITAEADSGGHTDNRPLVTLLPTILALKEQIQAQYQFKTPLRVGCGGGVGTPDAALATFNMGAAYIVTGSINQACVEAGASEHTRKLLSTTEMADVTMAPAADMFEMGVKLQVVKRGTLFPMRANKLYELYTRYDSIEAIPVEERLKLEKQVFRSTLDDIWAGTVAHFNERDPKQIERAEGNPKRKMALIFRWYLGLSSRWSNTGEQGREMDYQVWAGPALGAFNAWAKDSYLDDYQQRNAVDLAKHLMHGAAYLARVNLLTSQGIKLDPELARWKPTQRMA, from the coding sequence ATGACAACTCAAACTACAATCAATAACGAAAAGCTATCTCCGTGGCCTTGGCAGATCGAAGAGAACACAACGCGTTTCGATAGCGCGGCAATGTCGACAATCTTGAAAGATCTAAGCCTTGCTTGTTACGTAGTGAACCACCCAGAAAAAGGCTTAGGCGTAAGTCAACAAGCAGAGATTGCATCGGGCGATTCAGCAAGCTCTGCGAACAGCCAGCCTGTTAGCGCCTTTGCTCCCGCTCTTGGTACACAAAGCCTAGGCGACGAAAATTTTCGTCGTTGCCACGGCGTAAAATACGCGTACTACGCAGGCGCAATGGCCAACGGCATCTCATCTGAAGAGCTTGTAATTGCATTGGGTCAGGCTGGTATTCTTTGTTCATTTGGCGCGGCGGGCTTAATCCCGTCTCGCGTTGAACAAGCGATCAACCGCATCCAAACGGCACTACCAAACGGTCCTTACGCGTTTAACCTGATTCACAGCCCAAGTGAACCTGCGCTAGAGCGCGGCAGTGTTGAGTTGTTTTTGAAGCACAAAGTGAAAACCGTTGAGGCTTCAGCCTTCTTAGGTTTAACACCGCAAATCGTTCACTACCGTGCCGCTGGCCTTAGCCGTGATGCGCAAGGTGAAATCCAGGTCGGTAACAAAGTCATCGCAAAGGTGAGCCGTACTGAAGTCGCAAGCAAATTCATGCAGCCGGCTCCTGTGAAAATGCTGCAAGCTTTGGTTGAAGAAGGTCGAATCACAGCAGAACAGATGGAGCTAGCACAGCTGGTTCCTATGGCTGACGATATTACTGCTGAAGCCGATTCTGGCGGGCACACAGATAACCGACCACTTGTTACTCTGCTTCCTACCATTCTAGCGTTGAAAGAGCAAATCCAAGCACAATACCAATTCAAAACACCATTACGTGTCGGTTGTGGTGGTGGCGTAGGTACGCCTGACGCTGCTCTAGCGACGTTTAACATGGGCGCAGCTTACATTGTTACTGGCTCTATCAACCAAGCGTGTGTTGAGGCTGGCGCGAGCGAACACACTCGTAAGCTGCTTTCGACAACCGAAATGGCTGACGTGACTATGGCTCCGGCAGCAGACATGTTCGAAATGGGCGTGAAACTGCAAGTGGTTAAACGTGGCACCTTGTTCCCAATGCGTGCCAACAAACTGTATGAGTTATACACACGTTACGACTCGATTGAAGCGATTCCAGTAGAAGAGCGTCTGAAGCTTGAGAAGCAAGTCTTCCGTTCAACACTGGATGATATTTGGGCGGGGACTGTGGCACACTTTAACGAGCGCGATCCTAAACAGATCGAACGCGCTGAAGGCAACCCAAAGCGTAAAATGGCGTTGATCTTCCGTTGGTACTTGGGTCTTTCTAGCCGTTGGTCAAACACGGGCGAACAAGGTCGTGAGATGGATTATCAAGTATGGGCTGGTCCTGCACTTGGCGCATTCAACGCATGGGCGAAAGACAGCTACCTAGATGATTACCAGCAGCGTAATGCAGTCGACCTAGCAAAACACCTAATGCACGGCGCAGCCTACTTGGCTCGTGTTAACCTGCTGACTTCGCAAGGTATCAAGCTTGATCCGGAACTAGCACGCTGGAAGCCAACGCAAAGAATGGCCTAG
- the hflX gene encoding GTPase HflX: MKLTAKPSASNALLISITTPDFKGDEAKESLAELARLVTTLGFKVVGTQSQHHSSAQRQNVLGAGKLAEIAHLTGYQGSIEEAEDEDFLDESGLFDSEIDELDFDDLPTGNFQYGAADVVVFDCDLSPSQLRTVEASLGVEVFDRTGIIIEIFSRHARTRTARLQVDIARLNYLVPRLRETAEGDKERQMGQGAGETSLELDRRNVRDQIAALKRELVSVQDEMKTRRTRRAELFTVALVGYTNAGKSSMMRAMTATEVVGEDKLFATLDTTVRALQPITQPRILVSDTVGFIKKLPHDLVASFHSTLAEAHDASLLLYVVDASDVSFRAQLDVVHDVLAQVGVEGSEKLLVLNKCDRLTEEQQLELIEEFPDAMLTSTRDPLDITKLHKYIVGVAEEGMIEEEITIPYSGQGIIGEIRSNMSVVKEEYDYECIKLTVRSSEIDLARLKKRMQKS; this comes from the coding sequence ATGAAACTAACAGCAAAACCCTCAGCTAGTAACGCTTTACTTATTTCTATTACGACACCGGACTTCAAAGGTGACGAAGCAAAAGAGTCTCTTGCCGAACTTGCTCGCTTAGTAACAACCCTAGGGTTTAAAGTGGTTGGTACTCAATCGCAGCACCACAGTTCAGCTCAACGACAAAACGTGTTGGGTGCTGGTAAGCTTGCGGAAATTGCTCATCTAACCGGTTACCAAGGTTCGATTGAAGAAGCAGAAGATGAAGACTTCCTTGATGAATCTGGTCTGTTTGATTCAGAAATAGACGAACTAGATTTTGATGATCTTCCAACGGGCAATTTCCAATACGGCGCCGCTGATGTTGTGGTCTTTGACTGTGATTTAAGCCCATCTCAACTGCGCACTGTTGAGGCGAGTTTGGGGGTGGAAGTATTTGACCGTACTGGCATCATCATCGAAATCTTCAGCCGTCACGCTCGTACTCGTACTGCTCGTCTGCAAGTTGATATCGCTCGTCTAAACTACTTAGTGCCACGACTTCGTGAAACGGCTGAGGGTGATAAAGAGCGTCAAATGGGTCAGGGCGCCGGTGAAACTTCACTAGAGCTAGACCGTCGTAACGTACGTGACCAAATTGCTGCGCTTAAGCGTGAGCTAGTAAGCGTACAAGACGAAATGAAGACCCGACGCACAAGGCGCGCGGAGCTTTTCACTGTTGCTTTAGTTGGCTACACCAATGCCGGTAAATCTTCGATGATGCGAGCAATGACCGCAACCGAAGTGGTAGGTGAAGATAAACTGTTCGCAACGCTAGACACCACGGTTCGTGCGCTTCAACCAATTACTCAACCGCGTATCCTTGTTTCAGATACAGTGGGTTTCATCAAGAAATTGCCACACGATCTGGTTGCTTCGTTCCACTCAACGCTAGCAGAAGCGCATGATGCTTCATTGCTACTTTATGTCGTTGATGCTTCTGACGTTTCATTCCGCGCACAACTTGATGTGGTACACGATGTATTGGCACAAGTGGGCGTTGAAGGCAGCGAAAAACTATTAGTGCTGAATAAGTGCGATAGATTGACTGAAGAGCAGCAATTAGAGCTGATCGAAGAATTCCCAGATGCGATGCTAACGTCAACTCGTGATCCTCTGGATATCACGAAACTGCACAAGTACATCGTTGGTGTTGCTGAAGAAGGAATGATCGAAGAAGAGATCACGATTCCTTATTCTGGCCAAGGCATCATTGGTGAGATTCGCTCAAACATGAGTGTGGTAAAAGAAGAGTACGACTACGAGTGTATTAAGTTGACCGTTCGCTCTAGTGAAATTGACTTAGCTCGACTGAAAAAGCGTATGCAGAAATCTTAA